Proteins co-encoded in one Candidatus Thiodictyon syntrophicum genomic window:
- a CDS encoding pyrimidine/purine nucleoside phosphorylase, translating into MSEFSQVTVVREANIFFDGGVTSRTLIFPDGRKKTLGIMQPGEYEFTTHSAELMEILAGDLDVQLPGADDWQTFAAGESFEVAAHARFGLRVRAVTDYCCSFL; encoded by the coding sequence ATGTCCGAGTTCAGTCAGGTCACCGTCGTGCGCGAGGCGAACATCTTTTTCGACGGCGGGGTTACCAGCCGCACCCTTATCTTTCCGGACGGCCGCAAGAAGACGCTGGGCATCATGCAGCCCGGAGAATACGAGTTCACGACCCACAGCGCCGAGTTGATGGAGATCCTGGCGGGCGACCTGGACGTGCAGCTCCCCGGCGCCGACGATTGGCAGACCTTCGCGGCCGGGGAGTCGTTCGAGGTCGCGGCCCACGCGCGCTTCGGCCTGCGGGTGCGCGCGGTGACCGATTACTGCT